TGAGGCGCGCGGCGTCGTGGCAGCGGGACCTCTACGAACTCGTCGCCACCGCACAGGCCGCCGGCCGCCGGGCCCTCACGCCCGGGGCCGACCTGCGGGCGGTCGACGCCGCGGCCCGCGACGTGATCGCCGACGCCGGCCACGGCGAGAACTACGTGCACGGTCTCGGTCACGGAGTGGGACTGGAGATCCACGAAGCGCCGGGAATCGGCAAACTCGCGGCGGGTACACTGCCATGCGGTGCTGCGGTCACCGTGGAGCCCGGTGTCTACCTACCCGGATGGGGTGGGGTCCGGATCGAGGACACATTGGTGGTCACCGACGGCGACCCCGACCTGCTGACCGCCACCGACAAGACATTCACCGTCATCTGACTGCAAGGGAACGAAAACCACATGGCATCCACCGCCGACTTCAAGAACGGCCTCGTGCTGCGCATGGACGACCAGCTCTGGCAGATCATGGAGTTCCAGCACGTCAAGCCGGGCAAGGGCCCCGCGTTCGTGCGCACCAAGATCAAGAACGTGCTGAGCGGCAAGACCGTCGACAAGACCTTCAACGCGGGCGTCAAGGTCGAGACCGCGACCGTCGACCGTCGAGACATGACCTTCCTCTACAACGACGGCACCGACTACGTGTTCATGGACGCGCAGGACTACGAGCAGTTCTCCCTGCCGCCGGCCACCGTCGGCGACGGCGCCCGCTTCCTGCTGGAGAACATGACCGTGCAGGTCTCGCTGAACGAGGGCAACCCGTTGTTCGTCGAACTGCCGGTCACGGTGGAGCTGATCGTCGCCCAGACCGATCCCGGACTCCAGGGCGACCGTTCCACCGGCGGCACCAAGCCCGCCACGCTCGAGACCGGCGCCGAGATCCAGGTTCCGCTGTTCATCAACACCGGTGACAAGCTCAAGGTCGATTCGCGCGACGGCAGCTATCTCGGCCGCGTCAACTCCTGACCTGTGAAACAACCCGGAACCCGACACAAGGCGCGGCGGCGCGCGGTGGACCTTCTCTTCGAGGCCGAGGCCAAGAAGGTCAGTCCCGCGCAGCTCGTCGCCGAACGTCGTGAATACGTCCGCTCGGACGAGAGCGTCGGCTCGATCCACGACTACACCGCGACCGTGATCCAGGGACTCGCCGAGGACCAGGGTCAGGTCGACGCGGTCATCTCGTCGTATCTGCGCGACTGGACCCTCGAACGCCTCCCAGCCGTCGACCGCGCCATCATGCGACTGGCGACGTGGGAGCTGTTCAACTCTCTCGACGTCGACACGATCGTCGTCGTCGACGAGGCGGTCGAACTCGCCAAAGAACTTTCGACCGACGACTCGCCGGCCTTCGTGAACGGCGTGCTGGCCAAGATCGCCGAGCTCGCGCCGCAGGTCCGCGCAGCCGCTTCCGCCGAACCCGGTGGGGCCGCACCCGGACGGCCGGAGCCCAACTGATCCGCACCGGGTGTGGCGTACGTCGCGGGAATTCGTCGGCGTCGCCGCCCGGTGTAGAGTGTCGCGAGACAGACATCCTTTAACGATCCGTCCTGCGAGGCGGAGAAGGAGGTCGGCCTTGGCCAGCCCCGCTCCCAGGGTGCTGCTCGATGCCGCTGACGTGTCGCGCACGATTGCCCGTGTCGCACACCAGGTCATCGAGAAGACTGCTCTGGACTCGCCCGACGCACCTCGCGTCGTCCTCATCGGAATCCCCACTCGCGGAACATCTCTCGCCACCCGGCTGGGTGCCAAGATCAGCGAGTTCGCAGGCGTCGACGTGCCGGTGGGATATCTCGACATCACGCTCTACCGCGATGATCTGCGCGGCAAGCCGCACCGCCCGCTCGAGCGGACGATGGTGCCGGCCGGTGGCGTCGACAGCGCCATCGTGATCCTCGTCGACGATGTCCTCTACTCCGGACGGACGGTCCGTGCCGCGCTCGACGCACTGCGCGATCTCGGTCGTCCCGCGGCCGTGCAACTCGCGGTCCTCGTCGACCGTGGCCATCGCGAACTCCCGTTGCGCGCAGACTATGTCGGCAAGAACATCCCGACGGCCCGCGACGAACAGGTCTCGGTCCATCTCGTCGAACACGACGGCATCGACGAGGTCGTCCTCGCCTCGGCGTCGAGTTCGGTTGCCGCGGAGAGTGATTCATGATGCGGCATCTGTTGTCGACGCAAGACCTCAGCCGTGACGATGCCACCGCCCTCCTCGACGACGCCGAGCGTTTCGAGCAGGCCCTGACCGGGCGTGAGGTGCGCAAACTGCCGACGCTGCGCGGTCGGACGGTGATGACCGTGTTCTATGAGAACTCCACCCGCACCCGGGTCTCCTTCGAAGTCGCGGGCAAGTGGATGAGTGCCGACGTCATCAACGTCAGTGCCTCGAGTTCCTCTGCGG
The genomic region above belongs to Gordonia hongkongensis and contains:
- the efp gene encoding elongation factor P; amino-acid sequence: MASTADFKNGLVLRMDDQLWQIMEFQHVKPGKGPAFVRTKIKNVLSGKTVDKTFNAGVKVETATVDRRDMTFLYNDGTDYVFMDAQDYEQFSLPPATVGDGARFLLENMTVQVSLNEGNPLFVELPVTVELIVAQTDPGLQGDRSTGGTKPATLETGAEIQVPLFINTGDKLKVDSRDGSYLGRVNS
- the nusB gene encoding transcription antitermination factor NusB, with protein sequence MKQPGTRHKARRRAVDLLFEAEAKKVSPAQLVAERREYVRSDESVGSIHDYTATVIQGLAEDQGQVDAVISSYLRDWTLERLPAVDRAIMRLATWELFNSLDVDTIVVVDEAVELAKELSTDDSPAFVNGVLAKIAELAPQVRAAASAEPGGAAPGRPEPN
- the pyrR gene encoding bifunctional pyr operon transcriptional regulator/uracil phosphoribosyltransferase PyrR, with translation MASPAPRVLLDAADVSRTIARVAHQVIEKTALDSPDAPRVVLIGIPTRGTSLATRLGAKISEFAGVDVPVGYLDITLYRDDLRGKPHRPLERTMVPAGGVDSAIVILVDDVLYSGRTVRAALDALRDLGRPAAVQLAVLVDRGHRELPLRADYVGKNIPTARDEQVSVHLVEHDGIDEVVLASASSSVAAESDS